Part of the Methanofastidiosum sp. genome is shown below.
AAGAAAAAGGCTGAAGTTGAATATCTATCTGATTCATTAGTATATAAATATAAAAAACATGATGAAAAAGAAAATTTATCTCAAACATTTAAAGATATAATTGCAATATTAAAAAAAATATCTGAAGATGGAGAAAAGGTGGCCTTAATTATTAATAATTGATATGGTTATTGAAATGAAGATTATAGAAATTAAAAATATTACAAAAAGTTATAATGACAGAATAGCCGTAAACAATGTCTCTTTTACCGCTGAAAATGGAAAAATCTATGGATTTTTAGGGCCAAATGGTGCAGGTAAGACCACTACAATTAGAATGATCATGGGAATAATAGCCCCCGATTCGGGTAACATTAAAATATTTGGTGAAAAACTTTCTGAAGAAAGTAAGAAACGTATAGGGTATATCCCTGAAGAGCGTGGTCTTTACAGAAAATATAAAGTGTATGACTTATTGATGTATTTTGGAAAACTCAAAGGATTAACATCAGAAGAAGCAAGAACAAATACAGAAATGTGGCTTGATAAAGTTGGCCTTAAAGATAGGGCCAATAATAGGATTGAAGAGCTTTCTAAAGGTATGCAGCAAAATATTCAACTTATAGTATCACTAATAAATAACCCAGATCTTATAATATTAGATGAGCCTTTTGTTGGCCTTGATCCTATAAACACAAGAAACATGAAGGAAATAATTTATTCTTTGAAAGAATCCGGTAAAACAATTATTTTTTCAACTCATCAGATGAATGAAGCTGAGAGGCTATGTGACCATATATTTCTAATTAACAAAGGGGAAAAACTAATAGATGGGCCTATAGAAGAAGTAAAAAAGAAATATTCAAAAAATTTTGTTTCGGTTGAATTTCGGAATAAAGTAAGTAACTTAAAAGATTTAGACATTATTCAAAATATATAC
Proteins encoded:
- a CDS encoding ATP-binding cassette domain-containing protein; translated protein: MKIIEIKNITKSYNDRIAVNNVSFTAENGKIYGFLGPNGAGKTTTIRMIMGIIAPDSGNIKIFGEKLSEESKKRIGYIPEERGLYRKYKVYDLLMYFGKLKGLTSEEARTNTEMWLDKVGLKDRANNRIEELSKGMQQNIQLIVSLINNPDLIILDEPFVGLDPINTRNMKEIIYSLKESGKTIIFSTHQMNEAERLCDHIFLINKGEKLIDGPIEEVKKKYSKNFVSVEFRNKVSNLKDLDIIQNIYYEGNKAEIELKKNIDYNDLLEVLLKKGEITKYELSESSLESIFVEVVTNGI